GGCGTGCGCCACGGGTCCGAAGCACCCCAGAAGGGAAAGAACGATCGCTATCGCCGGATATCTCATGGCCCGGGCCTTATCCTCGTCCTCATCTCACCGCTACTGCCAGCTCGTCACGTCCGCGTCTTCGCCTTCTCCGCCGGGCGATGCGTCTCTCCCGTAGGAAAAGAGATCATATTCCCCGTGACTTCCCGGGGATTGGTAACTGTACGGTTTACCCCAGGGGTCATTGGGCAGGGCCTTCTTCAGGTAGGGCCCGTCCCAGCCCTCCACTCCGGGGTTCACGGCAAGCATGTTGAGGCCTTCCTGGGTGGTGGGATATCGTCCGACATCAAGCCTCATCTGGTCCAGGGCCTGTCCGAGAAGCTCGATCTGGGCCTTCGCGGCGGCCTGTTTCCCCTTGCCCAGCTTGGGAAAGAGCCTCGGCGCCACCAGGGCCGCCAGAAGACCCACAATGACCATGACAACGAGGAGTTCGATGAGGGTGAAGCCTTTTCTGTTCTGCCCGCTAAAGATCTTTCTCATTCAGGACCCCCGGTGAAACCTCCCGGGTGACCACAGGTCCGCCCCGGGAGACACTTCCTGACGTGCCGCTTGCGAGAGAAGCCTATATTTGCAGGATACAAGAAAGTCGTCCACCTGTATGTCATAAAAACAACAATTATTCTGTAGTGCATGCAACGTGGCCTTTGTCATCATTTTTGATTACAGCGGTCTGCCTCTTCCTCTCTCACGCCGACTCCCTCTTCTTGAAGTCATCCGGTCTCAGGTTGTGCTTTTTGAGAAGGTCGTAGAGGTCGGCCCTGTACTTGCCCGCGTATTTCGCCACTTCGGTGATGTTGCCCTTGCATATCTCGAGAAGGTAGATGAGATAACTCTTCTCGAAGGCCTCCTTGGCCTCCTTGAGGGGCCTCAGCGGCTCCTGGGAGACAACGCCCTTTGTCTGAAAGACGAGGTCTTCCGTGATATACTCCCTGTCGGTCATGGCGGCCGCGTACTCGATGACGTTCTCGAGCTCCCTGATGTTGCCCGGCCAGTCGTAGAGCATCAGCTTTTGCATTGCCTCGGGGGTCACGCCCTTGATGTCCTTCTTCATGAGCGCGCCGGCCTTTTGGAAGAAGAAGTCGACGAGAGGCGGAATGTCCTCTTTCCTTTCCCGTAACGGGGGCAGCTGGATGGGGATCACGTGGATCCTGTAGTACAGGTCCTCCCGGAAAAGGTCGAGGCGCACCTGTTCTTCGAGGTTCTTGTTCGTTGCCGTTACGATCCTAACGTCGACATCGATGACCTTTTCGCTGCCCACAGGACGGATCTTCCTCTCCTGGATGACACGGAGGATCTTGGCCTGTATGGAGAGAGGCATGTCGCCGATCTCATCGAGGAAGATGGTCCCGCCGTGGGCCTGCAGGAAGAGTCCCTTCGTTTCCCGTATGGCCCCGCTGAAGGCCCCCTTTTCATGACCGAAGAGGTTGCTCTCCAGGAGAGGTT
This DNA window, taken from Syntrophorhabdus sp., encodes the following:
- the gspG gene encoding type II secretion system major pseudopilin GspG — translated: MRKIFSGQNRKGFTLIELLVVMVIVGLLAALVAPRLFPKLGKGKQAAAKAQIELLGQALDQMRLDVGRYPTTQEGLNMLAVNPGVEGWDGPYLKKALPNDPWGKPYSYQSPGSHGEYDLFSYGRDASPGGEGEDADVTSWQ
- a CDS encoding sigma-54-dependent Fis family transcriptional regulator, producing MSTGKILVVDDERNLLELIQMGLEQAGYDVVTATDEVEALIQAREQVIDLAVVDLQLVRTDGITLMEQLHLISPGMPVIILTGYGSIESAVEAMKRGAYGYLTKPFDSQVLLFEIGKMMENRRMSSEIERLQGLLESKYSFSNIVANSKKMQGVLETISRIAKTDSTVLLLGESGTGKDLIAKAIHLASDRKERPFVAINCAALPEPLLESNLFGHEKGAFSGAIRETKGLFLQAHGGTIFLDEIGDMPLSIQAKILRVIQERKIRPVGSEKVIDVDVRIVTATNKNLEEQVRLDLFREDLYYRIHVIPIQLPPLRERKEDIPPLVDFFFQKAGALMKKDIKGVTPEAMQKLMLYDWPGNIRELENVIEYAAAMTDREYITEDLVFQTKGVVSQEPLRPLKEAKEAFEKSYLIYLLEICKGNITEVAKYAGKYRADLYDLLKKHNLRPDDFKKRESA